From one Spiroplasma endosymbiont of Lasioglossum villosulum genomic stretch:
- a CDS encoding fructose-bisphosphatase class II translates to MNKDMYLIRAVEMATIAAYKFIGRKDKNAVDFAAVEAMTIMLDNVPIKCRIIVGEGELDQAPMLFVNQELGKGKTLTYDLAVDPVEGTYPAAYNIAGSIACLAAATPNTILKLPEMYMEKLFVGPDLQDAINNEDDFITNIKTMQKMKKHNDLIGIILDKPRHQKIIEELHDLGIIVRLIGDGDVLAAIDVINKEADFLYGIGGAPEGALMAALALSAGGNIKTKLISYQTIWSTDKDTKIRVNIEDIAIKKYKLSYNKYYFAKDLVKDENVRFVATGLTVGGSLKVIKYYYGTYYLNTFFVSHGVVRNMEVTYSVSQVNKLLPSVEKIMKIYNKYV, encoded by the coding sequence ATGAATAAGGATATGTATTTAATTAGAGCAGTAGAAATGGCAACAATTGCTGCTTATAAATTTATTGGTCGTAAAGATAAGAACGCTGTTGACTTTGCTGCTGTTGAAGCAATGACAATTATGTTAGATAATGTCCCTATTAAATGTCGTATTATCGTTGGTGAAGGTGAGTTAGATCAAGCCCCAATGTTATTTGTTAATCAAGAACTAGGAAAAGGAAAAACTTTAACTTATGATTTAGCAGTTGATCCAGTAGAAGGTACTTATCCTGCTGCTTATAATATTGCTGGTAGTATTGCTTGTTTAGCAGCAGCAACACCCAATACTATTTTAAAGTTACCAGAAATGTATATGGAAAAATTATTTGTTGGACCCGATTTACAAGATGCTATTAACAATGAAGATGATTTTATTACTAATATTAAAACTATGCAAAAAATGAAAAAACATAATGACTTAATTGGTATTATTTTAGATAAACCAAGACATCAAAAAATAATTGAAGAGTTGCATGATTTAGGTATTATTGTTCGTTTAATTGGTGATGGTGATGTGCTTGCTGCTATTGATGTTATTAACAAGGAAGCAGATTTTCTTTATGGTATTGGTGGTGCTCCTGAAGGGGCATTAATGGCAGCATTAGCATTAAGTGCTGGTGGCAATATTAAAACTAAGTTAATTTCCTATCAAACAATATGATCTACTGATAAAGATACTAAGATTCGTGTTAATATTGAAGATATTGCTATTAAAAAATATAAATTATCATATAATAAATATTATTTTGCTAAAGATTTAGTAAAAGATGAAAATGTCCGTTTTGTTGCTACAGGCTTAACAGTTGGTGGAAGTTTAAAAGTAATTAAATATTATTATGGTACATATTATTTAAATACTTTTTTTGTATCACATGGTGTTGTTAGAAATATGGAAGTTACTTATAGTGTTAGTCAGGTTAATAAACTATTGCCAAGTGTTGAAAAAATTATGAAAATATATAATAAATATGTTTAA
- a CDS encoding DNA cytosine methyltransferase — MKTIKFIDLFSGIGAFHISIKDLFKDSQCVAAVDNNKHAEIHINIIFLIIQKMNQFF; from the coding sequence ATGAAAACTATAAAATTTATAGATTTATTTTCTGGCATTGGTGCATTTCATATTTCTATAAAGGATTTGTTTAAAGATAGTCAATGTGTAGCAGCAGTTGATAATAATAAACATGCAGAAATTCATATAAACATAATTTTTTTAATAATTCAGAAAATGAATCAATTTTTTTAA
- a CDS encoding ATP-binding protein: MFKFNDKLPVDIRPTTSIYSTYSRLSYTLWHAIAEFVDNSTASYFEKENILKQVEKDYKLKVIILYHKDNKNKENHYLKIIDNAYGMDLENFKRALQINKPPQNRNGRNEFGMGLKTAACWFGKE, from the coding sequence ATGTTTAAATTTAATGATAAATTACCAGTTGATATAAGACCAACAACTAGTATTTACTCTACCTATTCAAGATTATCTTATACACTCTGGCATGCAATTGCTGAATTTGTTGATAATTCGACAGCAAGTTATTTTGAAAAAGAAAATATTTTAAAACAAGTTGAAAAAGATTATAAGTTAAAAGTCATAATTTTGTATCATAAAGATAATAAAAATAAAGAAAATCATTATTTAAAAATTATTGATAATGCTTATGGTATGGATTTGGAAAATTTTAAAAGAGCATTGCAAATAAATAAACCACCACAAAATAGAAATGGTAGAAATGAATTCGGTATGGGTTTAAAAACAGCTGCATGTTGATTTGGTAAAGAATAA
- a CDS encoding IS30 family transposase, which produces MSYKHLGIDERIYIENQLKFKFKISEIAKNLNRSISTIIREINRNKDNNHYFSLIAQNKAENRKQSHISFHKFKNKNLVKYVQQKLLLGWSPEQIYGRIKNFHKEWVISFKTIYTWIYFGMLDKVTSKNLRRKGKKRKSKENRGKFNGKSIKERDINVNDRITLGHWEGDTIVSSRGKSKSCLITLVERVSRFTLAILVKNRTTKVINKNVSYYLSILPKNIVKTITFDRGKEFSNWQQLEKNLDIKIYFANPYSPWQRGTNENTNGLIREKFPKKFIFSKTNKNEVHKFILSLNQRPRKILNYLSPIEYLDRKII; this is translated from the coding sequence ATGAGTTATAAACATCTTGGCATAGATGAAAGGATTTATATTGAGAATCAATTGAAATTTAAATTTAAAATTAGTGAAATAGCTAAAAATCTTAATCGAAGTATTAGTACTATTATTCGAGAAATTAATAGAAATAAAGATAATAATCATTATTTTTCATTAATTGCACAAAATAAAGCTGAAAATCGAAAACAATCACATATTAGTTTTCATAAGTTTAAAAATAAGAATTTAGTAAAATATGTACAACAAAAATTACTATTAGGTTGATCACCTGAACAAATTTATGGCAGAATTAAAAATTTTCATAAAGAGTGAGTTATTAGTTTTAAAACAATTTATACTTGAATTTATTTTGGAATGCTTGATAAAGTTACTAGTAAAAATTTAAGAAGAAAAGGTAAAAAACGAAAATCTAAAGAAAATCGTGGCAAGTTTAATGGTAAATCAATTAAAGAACGAGATATAAATGTTAATGATCGTATAACACTTGGTCATTGAGAAGGAGATACTATAGTATCATCACGAGGTAAAAGCAAATCATGTTTAATAACTTTAGTTGAAAGAGTATCACGATTTACTTTAGCAATATTAGTTAAAAACAGAACTACTAAAGTTATTAATAAAAATGTTAGTTATTATTTATCAATTCTTCCTAAAAACATTGTTAAAACTATTACTTTTGATCGTGGCAAAGAATTTTCAAATTGACAACAACTTGAAAAAAATTTAGATATAAAAATTTATTTTGCCAATCCATATTCACCTTGACAAAGAGGTACTAATGAAAATACTAATGGTTTAATTAGAGAAAAATTTCCTAAAAAATTTATTTTTTCAAAAACTAATAAAAATGAAGTTCATAAATTTATATTGTCTTTAAACCAAAGACCAAGAAAAATACTAAATTATCTTTCACCAATCGAATATTTGGATAGAAAAATAATTTAG
- a CDS encoding PD-(D/E)XK motif protein translates to MKKKTIFNSLIIELLSEDKELLNTFQLFILNLINYYSDIKENIVDEVNKIWQLFEHTNIFYDEKKANGIFGELLTMYFFKIKFNISIIEFWHSNFNNLFDFEFRYNLILEVKSTTNSSRIHSFNHEQIFSTQETKKVISSVILSKRDKGLSLYDFSLQLKEIFNDYEFACKVDTLFFKFGISEFKKGPCIDLEKTMLNIKIYDSHFIPQFQEIPSGIKNLKYDVNLEKIQYLTENTVFSIFNN, encoded by the coding sequence TTGAAGAAAAAAACTATTTTTAATTCACTTATAATAGAGTTACTTTCCGAAGATAAAGAGTTATTAAATACTTTTCAATTATTTATTTTAAATTTAATTAATTATTATTCTGATATAAAAGAAAATATTGTTGATGAAGTAAATAAAATATGACAATTATTTGAACACACTAATATTTTTTATGATGAAAAAAAAGCAAATGGAATATTTGGTGAATTATTAACTATGTATTTTTTTAAAATTAAATTTAATATATCAATTATTGAATTTTGACATTCAAATTTTAATAATTTATTTGATTTTGAATTTAGATATAATTTAATTTTAGAGGTTAAATCAACTACAAATAGTTCTAGAATTCATAGTTTTAATCATGAACAAATATTTTCTACGCAAGAAACTAAAAAAGTTATATCATCAGTAATTTTAAGTAAAAGAGATAAAGGACTATCTTTATATGATTTTTCATTACAATTAAAAGAGATATTTAATGATTATGAATTTGCTTGTAAAGTAGATACTTTATTTTTTAAATTTGGAATAAGTGAGTTTAAAAAAGGCCCTTGTATTGATTTAGAAAAAACTATGTTAAATATAAAAATATACGACTCCCATTTTATACCGCAATTTCAAGAAATTCCAAGTGGTATAAAAAATTTAAAATATGATGTTAATTTAGAAAAAATACAATATTTAACAGAAAATACTGTTTTTAGTATTTTTAATAATTAA
- a CDS encoding DNA cytosine methyltransferase, producing the protein MLNNLSFDLLKLKHSKFFGDNALNYIENVNLDLKERTMNIISELDTKILDIWQEFCNLTKIKFKTLRFPIWLDFFEIETKISNSEINSFSKWKYEFYVKNQKFYFEHKNNIDLWWHKNKDILKIKKIYQKFEWNIGGSGLDIKECIIQFRHSGIRIKKPNFFPALVKTNCKPIIWDKKINNYRFISIKEALLLQSFDYNNFIFPENFSENEPFKRIGNSINVDIIKEIINKYRILIEKVI; encoded by the coding sequence TTGTTAAATAATTTATCATTTGATTTATTAAAATTAAAACATAGCAAGTTTTTTGGGGATAATGCATTAAACTATATAGAAAATGTTAATTTAGATTTAAAAGAAAGAACTATGAATATAATTTCTGAATTAGATACAAAAATATTAGATATTTGGCAAGAATTTTGTAATTTAACTAAGATAAAGTTTAAAACGTTGAGATTTCCTATATGATTAGATTTTTTTGAAATTGAAACTAAAATTTCAAATTCAGAAATTAATTCATTTTCAAAGTGAAAATATGAATTTTATGTTAAAAATCAAAAATTTTATTTTGAACATAAAAACAATATTGATTTATGATGACATAAGAATAAGGATATATTAAAAATAAAGAAAATTTATCAAAAGTTTGAGTGGAATATTGGAGGCAGTGGTCTTGATATTAAAGAATGTATTATTCAATTTAGGCATTCAGGCATTAGAATAAAGAAACCAAATTTTTTTCCTGCGCTTGTTAAAACGAATTGTAAACCAATAATTTGAGATAAAAAAATTAATAATTATAGATTTATAAGTATAAAAGAAGCTTTGCTTTTACAAAGTTTTGATTATAATAATTTTATATTTCCTGAAAATTTTTCAGAAAATGAACCTTTTAAAAGAATAGGAAATTCAATAAATGTAGATATTATAAAAGAAATCATTAATAAGTATAGAATATTAATTGAAAAAGTTATATAA
- a CDS encoding Z1 domain-containing protein — MVERGITFPNLLVTFITRRAKNTTNADTALQSARWFGYREKFLQYIRIFCKNSIDEDFKKILIAEEALWFELKEWEKSDDCLKEWKIRAIKLDKDIRPTRKGAAKIEQTSLVAWCAQNAIIKNNESEEKLYFELLNKAIPQKYGLNIIHKEITFNSIKEFELDFENISTKILDKCKIKYEDWEELKDKNSYPLKVIFMRPNDINNFKRKQYENGYVSIFAGKSGNYKGDRYLTKYPNNEKHILLEIHMFDIMKNNTILEKNAIFYALYIPEEE, encoded by the coding sequence TTGGTAGAAAGAGGAATAACGTTTCCTAATCTTTTAGTAACTTTTATAACTAGAAGAGCAAAAAATACTACAAATGCAGATACAGCTTTGCAAAGCGCAAGATGGTTTGGATATAGAGAAAAATTTTTACAATATATAAGGATATTTTGTAAAAATTCAATTGATGAAGATTTTAAAAAAATTTTAATTGCAGAAGAAGCATTATGATTTGAATTAAAAGAATGAGAAAAGAGTGATGATTGTTTAAAAGAATGAAAAATTAGAGCAATTAAATTGGATAAGGATATTAGACCTACGAGAAAAGGAGCAGCAAAAATAGAACAAACTTCTTTGGTTGCATGATGTGCGCAAAATGCCATTATTAAAAATAATGAATCTGAAGAAAAATTATATTTTGAATTATTAAATAAAGCAATTCCACAAAAATATGGATTAAATATAATTCATAAAGAAATTACTTTTAATAGTATAAAAGAATTTGAACTAGATTTTGAAAATATTTCAACTAAAATATTAGATAAATGTAAAATTAAGTATGAAGATTGAGAAGAATTAAAAGATAAGAATAGTTATCCTTTAAAAGTGATATTTATGAGACCAAATGATATAAATAATTTTAAAAGAAAACAATATGAAAATGGATATGTAAGTATTTTTGCTGGTAAAAGTGGAAATTATAAAGGTGATAGATATTTAACTAAATATCCAAATAACGAAAAACATATTTTATTAGAAATACATATGTTTGATATAATGAAGAATAATACTATTCTTGAAAAAAATGCTATTTTTTATGCTTTATACATACCGGAAGAGGAGTAA
- the dcm gene encoding DNA (cytosine-5-)-methyltransferase yields MFLNDIESEQVIEKLTNKDISYNFLCAGFPCQPFSKAGSQTGLKHKEGKLFKKIIEIIKKYNQNHYNNEIKIVLLENVAYLAKHNNSDTWTTMKKSLKDLGYIFFDEKDKELILNPLNIGIPQNRQRLFLMAFHDSAELYL; encoded by the coding sequence ATTTTTTTAAATGATATTGAAAGTGAACAAGTAATAGAAAAACTTACAAATAAGGATATTAGTTATAATTTTTTATGTGCTGGTTTTCCATGTCAACCCTTTTCAAAAGCGGGCTCTCAAACAGGCCTTAAGCATAAAGAAGGAAAATTATTTAAAAAAATTATAGAAATAATTAAAAAATATAATCAAAATCATTATAATAATGAAATAAAAATAGTTCTTTTAGAAAATGTGGCATATTTAGCTAAACATAATAATAGTGATACATGAACTACTATGAAAAAATCCTTAAAGGATTTGGGATATATTTTTTTTGATGAAAAAGATAAAGAACTAATATTAAATCCATTAAATATAGGAATACCTCAAAATAGACAGAGATTATTTTTAATGGCATTTCATGATTCTGCTGAGTTATACTTGTAA
- a CDS encoding GNAT family protein, with the protein MNDIDRLPAIPVLESQRLKLRPITLNDAQELFNYAKNKNMTKYVPWKAHKSINDSIGFINSLLQEYKQLSSLMWAVQLKDDKTNTMIGTCGFIRYFAHTKCLEIGYAFNPKEWGKGYAKEALLTAIKYGFENTDSIRIEGSCVKENIASAKTMESVGMKFEGISRSNFIKDGKVSDCKIFSIIRSQYFK; encoded by the coding sequence ATGAATGATATTGATCGTTTACCTGCCATCCCAGTTTTAGAAAGTCAACGTTTAAAACTACGTCCTATTACTTTAAATGATGCACAAGAATTATTTAATTATGCGAAAAATAAAAATATGACAAAATATGTACCGTGAAAAGCTCATAAAAGTATTAATGATAGTATTGGTTTTATTAATTCTTTATTACAAGAATATAAACAATTAAGTTCTTTAATGTGAGCAGTGCAATTAAAAGATGATAAAACTAATACGATGATTGGTACTTGTGGCTTTATTAGATATTTTGCTCACACTAAATGTTTGGAAATAGGTTATGCTTTTAATCCAAAAGAATGGGGTAAAGGTTATGCCAAAGAGGCATTGTTAACTGCTATTAAGTACGGATTTGAAAATACTGATAGTATTAGAATTGAAGGCAGTTGTGTTAAAGAGAACATTGCTTCAGCGAAAACGATGGAAAGTGTTGGTATGAAGTTTGAAGGAATTTCCCGTAGTAATTTTATTAAAGATGGTAAAGTTAGTGATTGTAAAATATTTAGTATTATTCGTAGTCAGTATTTTAAATAA
- a CDS encoding exonuclease domain-containing protein, with protein sequence MFFKSVKFKKTNDDFETDDNSESKGNIEGKQEIITPFKQYKSKDSKNLFAKKMLLKRKQSKLNSKKKFSVHDWGIDNTNYVFIDFEIANSNKTSACQLIMIKVTQGKIVKTYSSLIKPHPEEFTFSHVHGITSESVSLMSNFKELWVDIVTFFTENTVVIAHHANFNINILRSLINHYDLKCPNFFYICSVKLFRRTYDYPNNRLSALTHSNQIKFDHHDPLADVTTLHKLINIHFSEHYHLKTLYNNLNIKMGKLFGDSLS encoded by the coding sequence ATGTTTTTTAAAAGTGTAAAATTCAAGAAGACAAATGATGATTTTGAAACAGATGATAATTCTGAATCAAAAGGTAATATAGAAGGAAAACAAGAAATAATTACACCTTTTAAACAGTATAAAAGTAAAGATAGTAAAAATCTTTTTGCTAAAAAAATGTTATTAAAAAGAAAACAATCAAAATTAAATAGTAAGAAAAAATTTAGTGTTCATGATTGAGGGATTGATAATACTAATTATGTTTTTATTGATTTTGAAATTGCAAATTCGAATAAAACAAGTGCTTGTCAATTAATTATGATAAAAGTAACACAAGGTAAAATTGTCAAAACTTATAGTTCATTAATTAAACCACATCCCGAAGAATTTACTTTTTCTCATGTTCATGGAATTACAAGTGAAAGCGTATCTTTAATGTCAAACTTTAAAGAATTATGAGTAGACATCGTTACTTTTTTTACTGAAAATACTGTTGTTATTGCTCATCACGCTAACTTTAACATTAATATCTTAAGATCATTAATTAATCATTATGATTTAAAATGTCCTAATTTTTTTTATATTTGTTCAGTTAAGTTATTTAGAAGAACATATGATTATCCTAATAACCGTTTAAGTGCTCTTACTCATAGTAATCAAATTAAATTTGATCATCATGATCCATTGGCAGATGTTACCACTTTACATAAATTAATTAATATACATTTCAGTGAACATTACCATTTAAAAACTTTATATAATAATCTTAA
- a CDS encoding Z1 domain-containing protein, producing the protein MDEKDVDSTETESFEKALSTFFVASALKQILFDDEEDISEMLVHSERQNNQQNRIFENINKKLKIYKENLKLKSENKNFLNFRYKSYLEFINLGFKEYFDRELDINNVKDNEILEVINSRVNQTETQIKNSTNKTNRNTSSKPLNPNIIYRSWFGRKRNNVS; encoded by the coding sequence TTAGATGAAAAAGATGTTGATTCTACAGAAACAGAATCATTTGAAAAGGCATTATCAACTTTTTTTGTAGCTTCTGCTTTAAAACAGATATTATTTGATGATGAAGAAGATATTTCTGAAATGCTCGTTCATTCAGAAAGACAAAATAATCAGCAAAATAGAATTTTTGAAAATATTAATAAAAAATTAAAAATATATAAAGAAAATTTAAAATTAAAGTCAGAAAATAAAAATTTTTTAAATTTTCGCTATAAATCTTATTTAGAATTTATTAATTTAGGTTTTAAAGAATATTTTGATAGAGAATTAGATATTAATAATGTAAAGGATAATGAAATATTAGAGGTTATAAATTCAAGAGTTAATCAAACAGAAACTCAAATTAAAAATTCAACAAACAAAACTAATCGTAATACCTCTTCAAAACCATTAAATCCTAATATTATATATAGGAGCTGATTTGGTAGAAAGAGGAATAACGTTTCCTAA